A genome region from Nitrospira sp. includes the following:
- a CDS encoding VPLPA-CTERM sorting domain-containing protein, with amino-acid sequence MMTKTIRKPVMTMVGLGAGLLCALLMAPDRSQAASISFNFSGSVGDVHGGVFTPQGFGHDGFTTALPVSGGASFNTLSTDTRPASNLGLYNNPIQDFSVSVGTYFAAFAPGSSSITITNRAPGAGNDVYKLTVNGLFGDQVNGYSPSQFLLELTDPSGTVFSSDKLQAPPSLSSFARSEFRLLFGGVGTRVQGALTSLVPLPAAVWLFGAGLIALVGLGSRGLVARKES; translated from the coding sequence ATGATGACGAAGACGATTCGAAAGCCTGTGATGACAATGGTTGGCCTCGGAGCTGGTCTGTTGTGTGCGCTGCTCATGGCCCCTGATCGCAGTCAGGCAGCGTCAATCTCATTTAATTTCAGCGGGTCCGTTGGAGACGTACACGGCGGAGTGTTCACCCCGCAAGGTTTCGGTCATGACGGCTTTACCACGGCTCTTCCAGTATCGGGAGGCGCTAGCTTCAACACGCTGTCAACGGACACCAGGCCAGCTTCAAACCTTGGACTGTATAACAACCCGATACAAGACTTCTCTGTCAGTGTTGGTACCTATTTTGCCGCCTTTGCACCGGGCTCTAGCTCCATTACTATAACCAACCGTGCTCCTGGCGCCGGCAACGACGTCTACAAACTGACCGTGAATGGCTTGTTTGGAGACCAAGTTAACGGATATTCGCCAAGCCAATTCTTGCTCGAGTTGACCGACCCGAGCGGCACGGTATTCTCCAGTGATAAGCTTCAAGCGCCACCGAGCCTGTCTTCGTTCGCACGCTCTGAGTTCCGTTTGCTTTTTGGCGGAGTCGGCACGAGAGTGCAGGGTGCCTTAACATCACTCGTGCCTTTGCCTGCGGCGGTGTGGTTGTTCGGCGCAGGGTTGATCGCGCTGGTTGGGTTGGGGTCGCGTGGGTTGGTCGCAAGAAAAGAGTCGTAG
- the xrtD gene encoding VPLPA-CTERM-specific exosortase XrtD → MAVIGLLTVAVLGYIYADSLVFLFVQWGRDDYSHGPFIPIISAVLIWQRWPQVSRVGISPSWWGPLLVAIGMLLFILGDYATLYVVLHLSLWIVIIGVVLSFIGRPAMRVLAFPLSYLLTTIPLPVFLYNTLSNQLQLWSSALGVGFLQAIGVTAFREGNVIDLGPVQLQVAEACSGIRYLFPLTSLALLCAYLYRDRLWKRVVLVVSALPVSIFINGLRIGIVGVLVEFYGPQAAEGFLHLFEGWVLFLATLGLLVLEMWVLSKVQALPGSKGLLERFSWEIIPESTGVATITPGIVPGMQPRVPAYVGSLALILPVAVLAPSFGERTEIIPDRSAFMDFSMRIGEWQGSPQPVEPQLISALRFDDYLLADYAAPGGGPLTLYIAYYQSQRKGQSAHSPQSCIPGGGWEITAKGTVDLPMDGLTEPVNRVLIQKDRQKQLVVYWFKQRERILSNEYLVKLYLFWDAMTRQRSDGALIRLSAAVDPGEDEREVEQRLLQFAKSIQPQLNRYIPD, encoded by the coding sequence GTGGCTGTCATCGGATTACTGACTGTAGCCGTTTTGGGCTACATCTACGCCGACAGCTTAGTGTTTCTATTCGTCCAATGGGGACGAGACGACTATAGCCATGGGCCATTTATCCCGATCATCAGTGCGGTTCTTATTTGGCAACGATGGCCACAGGTGTCGAGGGTCGGAATCTCCCCATCCTGGTGGGGGCCGCTGCTTGTTGCCATCGGAATGCTGCTCTTTATCCTGGGCGACTATGCCACGCTCTACGTCGTACTCCATCTCTCCTTATGGATTGTGATCATTGGCGTCGTCCTGTCCTTCATCGGCCGTCCCGCGATGCGAGTGCTGGCCTTCCCGTTGAGCTATTTGTTAACGACCATCCCTCTCCCGGTGTTCCTCTACAATACACTCTCAAACCAGTTGCAATTGTGGTCCTCGGCTTTGGGGGTCGGTTTTCTGCAGGCGATCGGAGTCACGGCATTTCGAGAAGGCAACGTGATCGATCTTGGTCCCGTCCAATTGCAAGTTGCCGAGGCGTGCAGCGGTATCCGCTATCTCTTTCCGCTCACCTCCCTGGCTCTTCTGTGCGCCTATCTCTACCGCGATCGCCTGTGGAAACGCGTCGTGCTCGTGGTATCGGCCCTTCCGGTTTCGATCTTCATCAATGGCCTTCGCATCGGGATCGTTGGGGTGCTCGTGGAATTTTATGGTCCGCAGGCGGCCGAGGGATTTTTGCATCTCTTCGAAGGCTGGGTCTTGTTCCTCGCCACCCTGGGCCTCCTCGTCCTCGAAATGTGGGTCTTATCGAAAGTCCAAGCGCTGCCTGGGTCAAAAGGACTATTGGAACGGTTCTCATGGGAAATCATTCCGGAATCGACAGGAGTGGCCACGATCACGCCAGGCATTGTACCCGGAATGCAGCCCAGGGTGCCCGCCTATGTCGGGAGTTTAGCCCTGATTCTTCCCGTTGCGGTATTGGCTCCGTCGTTCGGGGAACGGACGGAGATCATTCCCGATCGTTCGGCGTTTATGGATTTTTCCATGCGCATCGGGGAGTGGCAGGGCAGTCCACAGCCGGTGGAACCTCAACTCATTTCAGCCCTGCGGTTTGATGATTATTTGCTGGCTGACTATGCAGCACCGGGTGGTGGGCCGCTGACGCTGTACATAGCCTACTACCAATCTCAGCGAAAGGGCCAATCCGCCCATTCTCCGCAAAGCTGCATTCCCGGTGGCGGGTGGGAGATCACAGCTAAAGGAACGGTGGATCTGCCGATGGATGGACTCACCGAACCAGTCAATCGTGTGCTGATCCAAAAGGATCGACAGAAACAGCTGGTGGTCTATTGGTTTAAGCAGCGCGAGCGCATTCTCTCGAACGAATATCTGGTGAAACTGTATTTATTCTGGGACGCTATGACCAGACAACGCAGTGACGGAGC